In Hahella sp. KA22, one genomic interval encodes:
- a CDS encoding diguanylate cyclase — MSLPNSYQDMSADTATYVRRLLDNGMHGLQFEGELESEFERYHLNRYVHLNRVYPLLGALVLVFFIFADHLVIPALFEQTLQIRVADALGIILVTLASRLAWVRNRYQMTLCLGALCIHLSLIAIAVKAAAIDQFHYQTGSIISVIFVCTVLRLQFHYIFPFALLMWLSQVLAMHFLMHLHASQFTELLFLHTFVTLISVLVCYRVEYETRKNFLQQLLLLYEQEELRAAHAELERLSLMDSLTQVANRRHFNKSLETEWNRCLRDDKPLALLMVDVDFFKAYNDAYGHQRGDDCLINVADCLTQTSRRAADLVARYGGEEFAVILPHADQASAQRLAEQIVRQIYELNIENEGSPELKRLTVSVGFSALAPAQGDAPNTLISQADSALYMAKRKGKNRAHGFPANETSETAESAASEGEGEPDIHDESESNGEI, encoded by the coding sequence TTGTCATTACCGAACAGTTACCAGGATATGTCCGCAGATACCGCGACCTATGTGCGCAGGCTGCTGGACAACGGCATGCACGGACTGCAATTCGAAGGAGAACTGGAAAGCGAGTTTGAGCGTTATCACTTGAACCGTTATGTGCACCTGAACCGGGTATACCCTCTGCTGGGGGCGCTGGTGCTGGTTTTCTTCATATTCGCCGATCATTTGGTGATTCCCGCTCTTTTTGAGCAAACCCTGCAAATCAGAGTGGCTGACGCTCTCGGCATCATCCTGGTGACGCTGGCCAGCCGACTCGCCTGGGTGCGCAACCGTTATCAGATGACTCTGTGCCTGGGAGCGCTGTGCATTCATCTGAGCTTGATCGCCATAGCGGTGAAGGCCGCCGCCATTGATCAGTTTCATTACCAGACCGGGTCAATCATCTCTGTCATATTCGTCTGCACGGTGTTACGCCTGCAGTTCCACTACATTTTTCCTTTCGCTCTATTAATGTGGCTGTCCCAGGTCCTGGCGATGCACTTTCTCATGCATCTGCACGCCTCACAGTTCACTGAGCTGCTGTTCCTGCACACCTTTGTCACGCTGATTTCAGTATTGGTGTGCTACCGGGTGGAATACGAGACCCGTAAAAACTTCCTGCAACAATTGCTCCTGCTGTATGAGCAAGAAGAGCTGCGCGCCGCACATGCAGAACTGGAACGACTTTCCTTGATGGACAGCCTGACCCAGGTCGCCAATCGCCGGCACTTTAACAAGAGCCTGGAGACGGAATGGAATCGGTGCCTCCGCGACGACAAACCTCTGGCGCTGTTGATGGTGGATGTAGACTTTTTCAAAGCCTATAACGACGCCTATGGACATCAGCGCGGCGACGACTGTCTGATTAACGTCGCCGACTGCCTGACGCAAACGTCTCGTCGCGCCGCCGACCTGGTCGCCCGCTACGGCGGCGAAGAGTTCGCCGTTATCTTGCCTCATGCGGATCAGGCGTCAGCGCAGCGCCTGGCGGAACAGATTGTGCGCCAGATCTACGAACTCAACATAGAGAACGAAGGCTCACCGGAGCTGAAACGCCTGACCGTCAGCGTAGGTTTCAGCGCACTTGCCCCTGCTCAGGGCGACGCCCCCAACACATTGATTTCTCAAGCCGACAGCGCGCTTTACATGGCAAAACGAAAAGGTAAAAATCGTGCCCACGGTTTTCCCGCCAACGAGACCTCTGAGACAGCGGAATCCGCCGCCTCAGAGGGCGAAGGCGAACCGGACATCCACGACGAATCCGAAAGCAATGGAGAAATCTAG
- a CDS encoding type II secretion protein ATPase codes for MATQQQAIERSRLGRLLVNRGYITEGQLNEALTAQTVNGQRLGELLVDFGWITDKELQRTLRRQSRYRYAAAFVAMAVAPFQPMVAFAASQSENESSPVASETLYQNASGLQALDDSEMSNVGAQGFTEEFQQFYNMAAKAQLEGQNSDNPDELTGLDGVQVLGSLGKLLLPITNVLDAEVEVVGVQIDPSRIKPLFNEDGGMNVTLPNHIEGVSFNNIRPMGVSADGPTMGSIHLEGIEFSDNSYIVVKPY; via the coding sequence ATGGCGACTCAGCAGCAAGCTATTGAAAGATCCCGCCTAGGTCGCCTCCTGGTGAACCGGGGATACATTACCGAAGGTCAGCTTAATGAAGCATTAACGGCGCAGACCGTTAATGGTCAACGCCTTGGTGAATTGTTAGTAGATTTTGGCTGGATAACTGACAAGGAGCTGCAACGTACCCTCCGGCGCCAAAGCCGGTATCGCTACGCCGCGGCGTTCGTCGCTATGGCCGTGGCGCCGTTCCAGCCCATGGTGGCGTTCGCCGCCTCCCAGTCTGAAAATGAATCTTCACCGGTAGCCTCTGAAACCCTGTATCAAAATGCGTCGGGGCTGCAGGCGCTGGATGACAGTGAAATGAGCAATGTCGGCGCGCAGGGCTTCACTGAAGAATTCCAGCAATTTTACAACATGGCCGCGAAGGCCCAACTGGAAGGTCAGAATTCCGATAATCCTGATGAATTAACAGGTCTGGACGGGGTCCAGGTGCTCGGGTCTCTCGGAAAACTATTGCTTCCAATCACTAATGTCCTGGACGCCGAAGTTGAAGTGGTCGGCGTGCAAATAGATCCTTCTCGCATTAAGCCCTTGTTTAATGAGGATGGCGGCATGAACGTGACGCTTCCAAATCATATCGAGGGAGTCAGTTTCAACAATATTCGGCCGATGGGGGTGTCGGCGGATGGTCCTACCATGGGCAGTATTCATTTGGAAGGGATCGAGTTCAGCGATAACTCGTATATCGTGGTGAAACCCTACTGA
- a CDS encoding flagella synthesis protein FlgN, whose product MSADLKVFIDLLKQDLQTLSQLEDVLQQERDSLEQSDIETLQRIIECKLPLLQQIESHARTRTQWVSQTGLPIERFLSLLKEKAPPVMKLYRQCESSLANIHKLNEVNGRIIARSQQRTTKMMQIIRGQSQQMQLYGKNGTEKSVGEAQAIAQA is encoded by the coding sequence ATGTCCGCCGATCTGAAAGTATTTATTGATCTGCTTAAACAGGATCTACAAACTCTCTCCCAACTTGAAGATGTGCTGCAGCAGGAACGCGACTCTCTGGAGCAAAGCGATATTGAAACGCTGCAGCGCATCATCGAATGCAAACTCCCCCTCCTGCAACAAATCGAAAGCCACGCGCGCACTCGTACGCAGTGGGTCAGCCAAACCGGTTTGCCCATTGAGCGCTTTCTCTCTCTGCTGAAGGAAAAGGCGCCCCCGGTGATGAAGCTATACCGCCAGTGCGAAAGCAGCCTCGCCAATATACACAAGCTGAATGAAGTCAACGGACGCATTATCGCCCGCTCACAGCAGCGCACGACCAAGATGATGCAGATCATCCGCGGCCAATCCCAGCAAATGCAGCTGTATGGCAAAAACGGCACGGAGAAAAGCGTTGGCGAAGCCCAGGCCATAGCGCAGGCCTAG
- the flgM gene encoding flagellar biosynthesis anti-sigma factor FlgM, protein MNIKGVGSPQVNDIKSRENLQKTEKVDVDAGKNAAAPEKSGDSGDKVVLSSQAQNIRKVEQQLAKLPDVDNERVEKIKKALDDGSYQINSRSVAEKLLNFEQDF, encoded by the coding sequence ATGAATATCAAGGGTGTCGGTTCACCTCAAGTGAACGATATCAAGTCCCGGGAAAATCTGCAGAAGACTGAGAAAGTCGATGTAGACGCCGGGAAAAATGCGGCGGCTCCCGAAAAAAGCGGAGATTCCGGGGACAAAGTCGTCCTCAGTTCGCAGGCTCAGAACATCAGGAAAGTCGAACAGCAACTGGCGAAACTGCCCGACGTGGATAACGAACGGGTGGAGAAGATCAAAAAAGCGCTGGACGACGGGTCCTATCAGATCAATTCACGCAGTGTGGCAGAGAAATTGCTTAATTTTGAGCAAGACTTCTGA
- the flgA gene encoding flagellar basal body P-ring formation chaperone FlgA — MKIRITGLMYIGILVFSAPALCNSIPVWRQQTSVAVEEFMMRFAAAAAEQLQERVVYEVSEPDSRLNFSPCEQTPAVKEASSNGGRLTLKVSCDTPSPWQIYVPVQMERYRQIVTIKSAVPRDYALAPEDLETKELNIIDLRYGFYTNTEDVVGMITRRPVTAGSAPYPNMLEAPKLINKGDMVVIEAATSHFSVKMPGVAMADGRRGQQIMVKNSSSNRMVRAEVIGSGHVRTPL, encoded by the coding sequence ATGAAAATACGCATAACCGGCTTGATGTATATCGGCATTCTCGTTTTTTCAGCCCCGGCCTTATGCAATTCCATTCCGGTCTGGCGGCAACAAACTTCCGTTGCAGTGGAAGAATTTATGATGCGGTTCGCCGCAGCAGCGGCTGAACAGCTTCAGGAGCGGGTTGTTTATGAGGTTTCCGAACCTGACTCCCGCCTGAACTTCTCTCCTTGCGAACAGACGCCAGCCGTCAAGGAAGCCAGCTCCAACGGCGGCAGACTGACGCTAAAGGTAAGCTGCGACACTCCGAGCCCCTGGCAGATCTACGTCCCCGTACAAATGGAGCGGTACAGACAAATCGTGACCATCAAATCCGCCGTGCCGCGGGATTACGCCCTGGCGCCGGAGGACCTTGAAACCAAAGAGCTGAATATCATCGACTTACGCTATGGTTTCTACACAAATACCGAAGACGTGGTCGGCATGATCACGCGGCGCCCAGTCACAGCAGGCTCTGCGCCCTATCCAAATATGCTGGAAGCGCCTAAACTTATTAATAAGGGCGACATGGTGGTAATAGAAGCGGCCACTTCCCACTTCAGTGTGAAAATGCCGGGGGTCGCCATGGCGGACGGCAGGCGCGGCCAACAGATCATGGTCAAGAACAGCTCCAGCAACCGTATGGTGCGGGCGGAAGTCATAGGATCAGGCCACGTCAGAACGCCCCTGTGA
- a CDS encoding chemotaxis protein CheV — MAGVLDSVNQRTQLVGQNRLELLLFRLQGEQIYGINVFKVKEVLQCPKLTMMPKRHPVVRGVAHIRGETIPILDMGMATGQMPVPEKDVNNCFVIITEYNRKTQGFLVSGVERIVNMNWEDMHPPPKGAGKDNYLTAVTRLENKLIEVIDVEKILAEVSPTRDTVADEFIDKELAAKAIEHKVLVVDDSTVARRQIVHCMDAVGVEVVTKNDGRQALDYLRSLVADGSRIDDHLSLMISDVEMPEMDGYTLTTNCKNDPSLKDLYIMLHTSLSGVFNKAMVAKVGADDFMAKFNPDELAQRVTSVLKTIEERRQ; from the coding sequence ATGGCCGGGGTATTAGACAGCGTAAACCAACGTACTCAGTTAGTCGGACAGAACCGCCTGGAGTTGCTCCTGTTTCGGCTGCAGGGTGAGCAGATATACGGAATTAACGTTTTTAAGGTTAAGGAAGTTCTGCAATGCCCGAAGCTGACAATGATGCCTAAACGGCATCCGGTGGTCAGGGGCGTGGCTCATATTCGCGGTGAAACCATTCCTATTCTTGATATGGGAATGGCCACTGGGCAAATGCCTGTTCCTGAAAAAGACGTCAATAACTGCTTTGTCATCATCACGGAATACAACCGTAAAACCCAGGGCTTTCTGGTGTCCGGAGTGGAGCGTATCGTCAATATGAATTGGGAAGATATGCATCCGCCGCCAAAAGGCGCAGGCAAAGACAATTATTTGACGGCGGTGACCCGCTTGGAAAACAAGCTGATTGAAGTTATTGATGTGGAGAAGATTCTCGCCGAGGTCTCTCCAACACGGGATACCGTCGCGGATGAATTCATCGATAAGGAACTGGCCGCCAAAGCGATAGAGCACAAAGTGCTGGTGGTGGACGACTCCACTGTGGCGCGGCGGCAGATCGTACATTGTATGGATGCGGTGGGCGTTGAGGTGGTCACCAAGAATGACGGTCGTCAGGCTTTGGACTATCTTCGTTCGCTGGTCGCCGACGGTAGTCGCATTGACGATCATCTTAGTTTGATGATTTCAGACGTAGAGATGCCTGAAATGGATGGCTACACGCTGACGACCAACTGTAAAAACGATCCTTCCTTGAAGGACTTGTACATCATGCTGCACACGTCTTTAAGCGGTGTTTTTAATAAGGCGATGGTGGCGAAAGTCGGCGCAGATGATTTCATGGCCAAGTTCAACCCCGATGAGTTGGCGCAGCGAGTGACATCCGTGCTGAAAACAATAGAAGAAAGAAGACAATAA
- a CDS encoding protein-glutamate O-methyltransferase CheR has product MVNNADYDKFRDFLQKACGIVLGDNKQYLVQSRLRRIMADEKIETVGELVDKMSRSMRSPLREAVVDAMTTNETLWFRDVHPFRILEEKILPELSANKGVTQIRIWSAACSTGQEPYSISMVTDEYRRKNLGGMRAALSIVATDLSASVLSAARKGEYEMLAIGRGLSKERMASYFTKTPDGSWKIKPEVARCVEFRSLNLLDSYSLLGKFDVIFCRNVLIYFSAELKKDILSRMHSALKPGGYLILGASESLGNLPDKFEMVHCSPGIIYRAK; this is encoded by the coding sequence CTGGTTAATAACGCAGACTACGATAAGTTTCGGGATTTCCTCCAAAAAGCATGCGGCATTGTACTTGGCGATAATAAGCAGTACTTAGTGCAAAGCCGCCTGCGGCGAATTATGGCGGATGAAAAGATTGAAACCGTGGGCGAGCTGGTCGACAAAATGAGTCGATCCATGCGCTCACCCTTACGGGAGGCGGTGGTCGACGCCATGACCACCAATGAAACCCTTTGGTTCAGGGATGTTCATCCATTCCGGATTCTGGAAGAAAAAATACTTCCAGAGCTGAGCGCCAATAAAGGCGTCACGCAAATTCGTATTTGGTCGGCGGCTTGCTCAACAGGGCAGGAGCCGTATTCCATCTCCATGGTGACGGATGAATACCGACGTAAAAACCTGGGCGGTATGCGCGCCGCCCTCAGCATTGTAGCGACGGACTTGTCCGCCAGCGTGCTCAGCGCCGCGCGTAAAGGCGAGTACGAAATGCTGGCTATCGGCCGAGGACTCTCCAAGGAGCGCATGGCCAGTTACTTCACCAAGACGCCTGACGGCTCCTGGAAAATCAAGCCGGAGGTGGCCCGTTGCGTGGAGTTTCGGTCATTGAACCTGTTGGACTCCTACTCATTGCTAGGAAAGTTCGACGTGATTTTCTGCCGTAACGTGCTTATCTATTTCTCGGCCGAGTTGAAGAAGGACATCCTGTCCCGTATGCACTCCGCTCTGAAGCCGGGCGGCTATCTGATACTCGGCGCCTCGGAGTCCCTGGGGAATCTCCCGGATAAGTTCGAGATGGTGCACTGCAGCCCGGGCATCATTTATAGAGCGAAATAG
- a CDS encoding protein-tyrosine phosphatase family protein produces MIYGLNSYLRNTSAAQFGFKNFQWVLPGVLVRSSQPNYAGHDQPHTLSFVQVDFLKKKGVTCIISSNEYALAEHSKTLLKTYGISYYHFKIADFKAATPAQLVNAAEIIEANRKRGATLVHCGFGEGRTGTIVAGWAMTKHMQTQAGADINTMCNSTSLQANFGVETADQVESIRAAAKLPSNPATTPLTLGLGSAASFGAPMGSAPSFTAPNGSGAGFSGPSGLGMPDDASTPGFFFANFSSGNSDGF; encoded by the coding sequence ATGATTTATGGTTTAAATAGTTACCTAAGAAATACCAGCGCCGCACAGTTTGGATTCAAGAATTTCCAATGGGTTCTGCCTGGCGTTCTGGTGCGTTCATCTCAGCCAAATTACGCAGGGCATGATCAGCCCCATACGCTTAGCTTTGTGCAAGTCGACTTTTTGAAAAAGAAAGGCGTCACCTGCATTATCAGTTCTAATGAATATGCGCTGGCGGAGCACTCAAAGACGCTACTGAAAACTTACGGCATTTCTTACTACCATTTCAAAATTGCTGATTTTAAAGCGGCTACCCCTGCGCAACTTGTTAACGCAGCTGAGATAATTGAAGCAAACAGGAAAAGAGGAGCCACTCTCGTGCATTGTGGTTTCGGCGAGGGCCGGACAGGAACCATCGTCGCCGGCTGGGCGATGACCAAACACATGCAAACCCAAGCAGGGGCGGACATCAATACGATGTGCAACTCGACAAGCTTACAGGCAAACTTTGGCGTCGAAACGGCAGACCAGGTTGAATCAATTCGAGCAGCGGCAAAGCTACCGAGTAATCCTGCGACAACGCCTCTTACTCTGGGGTTAGGTTCAGCCGCCAGCTTTGGCGCACCAATGGGGTCTGCCCCAAGCTTCACGGCCCCAAATGGATCAGGCGCCGGATTTTCCGGCCCGTCAGGATTGGGCATGCCTGATGACGCGAGCACGCCAGGGTTCTTTTTCGCCAACTTTAGTTCGGGCAATAGCGACGGCTTTTAA
- a CDS encoding YeiH family protein, with amino-acid sequence MLVHLIALAVCAILLAQIPFIAALGLSALPMASLLGLLYGAVTTHNPQGAAITLNFCQQKLLRLGIILFGFNLSFQQIAAIGWRTVLLDAIVIISVLSIGIYLGVKLLRLPKEIATLTAIGSAVCGAAAIMAAEPVVRAKEQDVAVAVGTVVVFGTMAMFIYPVIYHFTLMEPSLFGIYIGSTVHEVAQAVAAGQSISGEAMQFAVVAKLIRVMLLAPVIIALSALLFRAPAGANTQTRIAIPWFVFGFIAAAAINSLITLPELVLEALKWSSQLALTLAMTALGVKTRWSAIRQAGVRPVALSFILFIVLLVGGFGLNTWMLEATI; translated from the coding sequence ATGCTAGTCCACCTGATCGCGCTTGCTGTTTGCGCTATCCTACTCGCTCAAATTCCCTTTATCGCCGCTTTAGGGCTCAGCGCCCTCCCAATGGCCTCACTGCTTGGTCTGCTTTATGGCGCAGTGACAACCCATAACCCCCAAGGCGCCGCTATAACCCTCAACTTCTGTCAGCAGAAACTTCTGCGGTTGGGCATCATCCTGTTCGGCTTCAACCTCAGTTTTCAGCAAATAGCCGCTATTGGCTGGCGCACCGTATTGCTGGACGCCATCGTTATTATTTCTGTGCTTTCTATCGGCATCTATCTTGGGGTAAAGCTGCTGCGTCTGCCCAAGGAGATTGCGACGCTTACCGCGATAGGCAGCGCGGTTTGCGGAGCTGCCGCCATCATGGCCGCCGAACCCGTCGTTCGCGCAAAAGAGCAAGATGTCGCCGTGGCGGTTGGAACCGTGGTGGTATTCGGCACAATGGCGATGTTTATCTATCCCGTCATATATCACTTCACCTTGATGGAGCCATCCCTATTCGGGATTTATATCGGCAGCACTGTCCATGAGGTCGCCCAGGCCGTCGCGGCGGGACAATCCATCAGCGGAGAAGCCATGCAGTTCGCGGTAGTCGCCAAGCTCATCAGGGTGATGTTGCTGGCCCCGGTCATCATCGCCCTTAGCGCCCTGCTATTCCGTGCCCCAGCCGGCGCTAACACTCAAACCAGGATCGCCATTCCCTGGTTCGTCTTCGGCTTTATCGCCGCCGCAGCCATCAACAGTTTGATCACCTTACCTGAGCTTGTATTGGAAGCATTAAAATGGAGCTCCCAACTCGCTCTGACCCTAGCCATGACCGCCCTGGGCGTCAAAACCCGCTGGAGCGCAATTCGCCAAGCCGGAGTCCGGCCAGTCGCACTGTCTTTTATTCTGTTTATCGTATTGCTGGTCGGCGGGTTTGGATTGAACACATGGATGCTTGAAGCGACGATCTAG